A genomic region of Nitrospirota bacterium contains the following coding sequences:
- the rpoC gene encoding DNA-directed RNA polymerase subunit beta' — protein sequence MEGVYTLFEKPRDAVSFDSMRIKIASPEKIRSWSYGEVKKPETINYRSFKPEKDGLFCAKIFGPIKDWECNCGKYKRMKHRGIVCDKCGVEVIQSKVRRERMGHIELAAPVAHIWFLKGVPSRIGTLLDMSLKGLERILYFESYVCVDPGSTDLTEKELVSEEKLRSLQSEYSPGSYKVGIGADAIRELLRKIDITAKWDEIKAKAKTSASAALKKKYAKQLKVIEAFRKSGNMPEWMIMDVIPVLPPELRPLVPLDGGRFATSDLNDLYRRVINRNNRLKRLIELKAPGVIIRNEMRMLQEAVDALFDNGRRGRAIRGPNKRPLKSLSDMLKGKQGRFRQNLLGKRVDYSGRTVIVVGPELRLHQCGLPKKMALELFKPFIFHKLEERGAATTIKSAKRLVEKERPEVWDVLDEVIREHPVLLNRAPTLHRLGIQAFDPVLVEGKAIRLHPLVCAAFNADFDGDQMAVHVPLSVEAQVEARVLMMSINNILSPANGKPIAVPSQDMVLGCYWLTKERGGCKGEGKLFGSPEEVRIAFDSEALEVHARIKVRVEGALVQATVGRVILSEVLPVGMPFANANKLMTKKEMTKLIDTVYRQCGHRETVTFLDKVKDLGFHYATRAGISICIDNMHIPTKKQELLGKAQHEVTEIERQYAEGLITNGERYNKVIDIWAHVTEQIANEMMKELGAGGDPNKAESFNPIFMMADSGARGSSQQIRQLGGMRGLMAKPSGEIIETPITANFREGLTVLQYFISTHGARKGLADTALKTANSGYLTRRLVDIAQDVIINEIDCGTTDGIIVSALVEGGEIIQPIEERVLGRLAAEDIRDPVTGEIIVSFNEEIDEDRTKAIVEAAVDRVKIRSVLTCQSRRGVCRSCYGRDLARGRLVEKGEPVGVIAAQSIGEPGTQLTMRTFHIGGTASKVVEQTVTESKHAGTIKFMSFDAKKNADVHNAGIAVQNKEGEWVVMNRNAKISVADESGREREKYSVVYGAKIKVKDGGRIELGQKLVEWDPYSLTILTEVGGRVAYGDIVEGITMKEEFDEVTGLSRKVIVEHSGATLRPRVSVKDESGKTAKVAAAANVARYLLPVGAHIFVEKGALVTPGDVLAKIPRETTKTKDITGGLPRVAELFEARKPKETAVISEIDGEISYDGFVKGMRKVLVNNKMGDVKEYFIPKGKHVNVHEGDWVRAGEPLMDGSANPHDILDVLGPNELQKYLVDEVQDVYRLQGVTINDKHIEIIVRQMLRKVRIEDPGDTEFLPGSQVSKMLFDEENERVVARGGQPGLGKPVLLGITKAALTTDSFISAASFQETTRVLTEAAINGREDKLLGLKENVIVGRLIPAGTGFDEYRDTFVISPKPEPVIAGQGEAAALTHEGVGAGSEGPARS from the coding sequence TTGGAAGGCGTCTACACATTATTTGAGAAGCCGCGCGATGCGGTTTCTTTCGATTCGATGCGGATCAAGATCGCATCGCCAGAAAAAATTCGGTCGTGGTCGTACGGCGAAGTGAAGAAGCCGGAGACCATCAATTACCGGTCGTTTAAGCCGGAAAAAGACGGACTGTTTTGTGCGAAGATTTTCGGTCCGATCAAAGATTGGGAATGTAACTGCGGTAAGTATAAGCGGATGAAACACCGCGGAATCGTCTGCGACAAGTGCGGTGTCGAGGTCATTCAGTCCAAGGTCCGTCGAGAGCGCATGGGCCATATCGAGCTCGCGGCGCCGGTGGCGCACATTTGGTTCCTCAAGGGAGTGCCGAGCCGGATCGGAACTTTGCTCGACATGAGCTTGAAGGGGCTGGAGCGGATCCTCTATTTCGAGAGTTATGTCTGCGTCGACCCAGGATCGACTGACTTGACGGAGAAGGAGCTGGTCTCAGAGGAGAAGCTTCGCTCGCTCCAATCTGAATATAGCCCCGGTTCCTACAAGGTCGGTATCGGTGCTGATGCCATCCGTGAGTTGCTCCGCAAGATCGATATCACGGCCAAGTGGGATGAGATCAAGGCCAAGGCGAAGACGTCCGCTTCCGCGGCGTTGAAGAAGAAATATGCGAAGCAGTTGAAGGTTATCGAGGCGTTCCGTAAATCCGGGAACATGCCTGAGTGGATGATCATGGATGTCATTCCGGTGTTGCCTCCTGAATTGCGTCCCCTTGTGCCGCTAGACGGCGGACGATTTGCGACCTCGGACCTGAACGACTTGTATCGCCGCGTGATCAATCGCAACAATCGTCTGAAGCGTCTGATCGAGCTGAAGGCTCCTGGCGTGATTATCCGAAACGAAATGCGGATGTTGCAGGAAGCGGTCGATGCCCTCTTTGATAACGGCCGTCGTGGTCGTGCGATTCGTGGTCCGAATAAACGGCCGCTCAAGTCATTGAGCGACATGCTGAAGGGAAAGCAGGGGCGTTTCCGTCAGAACCTGCTCGGTAAACGAGTCGATTATTCAGGACGAACGGTCATTGTCGTGGGACCTGAGCTTCGTTTGCACCAATGCGGTTTGCCGAAGAAGATGGCGCTCGAACTCTTCAAGCCATTTATCTTCCACAAACTGGAAGAGCGGGGCGCGGCGACGACGATCAAGAGTGCCAAGCGTTTGGTAGAAAAAGAACGACCGGAAGTGTGGGACGTACTGGATGAGGTCATCCGCGAACATCCCGTGCTGCTGAACCGTGCACCCACGTTACACCGTCTCGGTATTCAGGCATTCGACCCGGTTTTGGTCGAAGGCAAGGCTATCCGGCTGCATCCGTTGGTTTGCGCCGCATTCAACGCCGACTTCGACGGAGACCAGATGGCGGTCCACGTTCCGCTGTCGGTTGAAGCGCAGGTCGAGGCACGCGTGCTGATGATGTCGATCAATAACATCCTTTCGCCTGCGAACGGCAAGCCGATTGCGGTGCCGTCGCAAGATATGGTGCTGGGTTGTTATTGGCTGACGAAAGAGCGTGGCGGCTGTAAGGGCGAGGGGAAATTATTCGGCTCGCCGGAAGAAGTGCGTATTGCCTTCGACTCGGAAGCGTTGGAAGTGCATGCACGGATCAAGGTGCGGGTTGAGGGCGCGCTCGTTCAGGCTACGGTGGGGCGTGTCATTCTATCAGAAGTGCTTCCTGTCGGCATGCCGTTCGCCAACGCGAACAAGCTCATGACCAAGAAGGAAATGACGAAGTTGATCGATACGGTGTATCGCCAGTGCGGACATCGGGAGACCGTCACGTTCCTCGATAAGGTCAAGGATCTGGGATTCCATTATGCCACTCGGGCAGGCATCTCGATCTGCATCGACAATATGCATATTCCGACCAAGAAGCAGGAGTTGCTTGGGAAGGCGCAGCATGAAGTGACTGAGATCGAGCGGCAATATGCCGAGGGGTTGATCACCAACGGTGAGCGGTACAACAAGGTGATCGATATCTGGGCCCACGTGACCGAACAAATTGCGAATGAGATGATGAAGGAGCTGGGCGCTGGTGGCGATCCGAACAAAGCCGAGTCCTTCAATCCGATCTTCATGATGGCGGACTCGGGCGCTCGTGGTAGCTCGCAGCAGATCCGTCAGTTGGGTGGTATGCGCGGATTGATGGCCAAGCCGTCCGGTGAAATCATCGAGACGCCAATTACCGCTAACTTCCGCGAAGGCTTGACGGTGTTGCAGTACTTTATTTCGACGCACGGTGCCCGTAAGGGATTGGCCGATACAGCGTTGAAGACGGCCAACTCCGGTTATCTCACGCGTCGTTTGGTCGACATCGCACAAGATGTGATTATCAACGAGATCGATTGCGGCACCACCGATGGCATTATTGTGAGCGCCTTGGTCGAAGGCGGCGAAATTATTCAGCCGATCGAAGAACGCGTGTTGGGTCGTTTGGCGGCGGAAGATATCCGTGATCCTGTCACGGGTGAGATCATCGTTTCCTTCAACGAAGAGATCGATGAAGATCGCACCAAGGCGATCGTGGAAGCCGCGGTCGACCGCGTCAAGATTCGTTCGGTGCTGACCTGTCAGTCGCGACGCGGAGTGTGTCGTTCCTGTTATGGACGCGACTTGGCCCGCGGGCGGTTGGTCGAAAAGGGCGAACCGGTGGGTGTTATCGCAGCGCAATCGATCGGTGAGCCGGGAACACAGCTGACGATGCGGACGTTCCACATCGGAGGAACGGCGAGTAAGGTGGTTGAGCAAACCGTCACCGAGTCAAAGCACGCCGGTACGATCAAGTTCATGAGTTTTGACGCCAAGAAAAATGCCGACGTTCATAACGCTGGGATCGCGGTTCAGAATAAAGAGGGCGAATGGGTCGTCATGAACCGGAATGCGAAGATCTCCGTTGCCGATGAGAGCGGGCGTGAACGCGAAAAGTATTCGGTCGTCTATGGCGCCAAGATCAAGGTGAAGGATGGCGGCCGCATCGAGTTGGGCCAAAAATTGGTGGAGTGGGACCCCTACTCATTGACCATTCTGACTGAGGTGGGGGGCAGAGTTGCGTACGGAGACATCGTGGAAGGTATCACGATGAAGGAAGAGTTCGATGAAGTGACCGGTCTCTCACGCAAGGTCATCGTCGAGCATAGTGGTGCGACGTTGCGTCCTCGCGTATCCGTCAAGGATGAGAGCGGAAAAACCGCCAAGGTTGCCGCGGCGGCGAACGTGGCCCGCTATCTGCTTCCGGTCGGCGCGCATATTTTCGTCGAAAAAGGCGCACTCGTGACGCCTGGTGACGTGTTGGCGAAGATTCCTCGTGAGACGACCAAGACGAAGGACATCACGGGTGGTCTGCCTCGCGTCGCTGAGTTGTTCGAGGCCAGGAAGCCGAAGGAGACGGCCGTCATCAGTGAAATCGACGGTGAAATTTCCTACGACGGTTTCGTGAAGGGCATGCGCAAGGTGCTGGTCAATAATAAGATGGGCGACGTGAAAGAATATTTTATTCCTAAGGGTAAACACGTCAACGTGCACGAGGGTGATTGGGTGAGGGCTGGCGAGCCGTTGATGGACGGATCGGCGAACCCACACGACATACTCGATGTATTGGGCCCGAACGAGCTGCAGAAATATCTCGTCGACGAAGTGCAGGACGTCTACCGTCTGCAAGGCGTGACGATCAACGACAAGCATATTGAGATTATTGTGCGGCAGATGTTGCGCAAGGTTCGCATAGAAGATCCTGGCGATACGGAATTCTTGCCGGGTAGCCAGGTCAGTAAGATGTTGTTCGATGAAGAGAACGAGCGAGTGGTAGCGCGGGGAGGCCAGCCAGGACTCGGGAAGCCAGTCCTACTGGGTATTACTAAGGCAGCGCTGACTACGGATAGTTTCATTTCCGCGGCTTCATTCCAGGAAACCACGCGAGTCTTGACGGAGGCGGCGATCAATGGACGCGAAGACAAGCTGCTAGGGCTGAAGGAAAATGTCATTGTCGGTCGTTTGATCCCGGCTGGAACGGGCTTCGACGAATATCGCGACACATTCGTCATTAGTCCCAAGCCTGAGCCGGTGATTGCGGGTCAGGGGGAGGCGGCGGCGCTGACGCATGAAGGGGTGGGGGCTGGATCTGAAGGGCCTGCGCGCTCATAA
- the rpsL gene encoding 30S ribosomal protein S12, with translation MPTINQLVRKGRKLAHAKTKSPALKSCPQKRGVCLRVYTSTPKKPNSALRKVARVRLTNGMEVTTYIPGVGHNLQEHSIVLVRGGRVKDLPGVRYHIVRGALDAVGVADRKQSRSKYGAKRPK, from the coding sequence ATGCCAACGATTAATCAGTTAGTCAGAAAAGGCCGCAAGCTGGCGCATGCGAAGACGAAGAGCCCCGCGCTCAAGTCCTGCCCGCAGAAGCGCGGTGTCTGTCTCCGTGTGTACACATCAACACCGAAAAAGCCGAACTCGGCGTTGCGTAAAGTTGCGCGCGTCCGGCTGACCAACGGGATGGAAGTGACGACGTACATTCCAGGTGTCGGTCATAATCTTCAAGAGCACTCCATTGTGCTTGTGCGTGGTGGTCGTGTGAAGGACTTGCCTGGTGTGCGGTATCACATCGTCAGAGGCGCCCTTGACGCTGTCGGTGTGGCGGATCGTAAGCAGAGCCGTTCGAAGTACGGAGCGAAGCGACCAAAGTAG
- the rpsG gene encoding 30S ribosomal protein S7 gives MPRTRFLDQRDPLPDVRYRDKLVGKFLNILMSGGKKSTAERICYGAFDVIQEKTGSDPLKVFRTAIDNVKPVVEVKSRRVGGASYQVPVEIRPARRMSLALRWLAEYSRTRGGKSMREKLAAELLDASNNTGAAVKKREDVHRMAEANKAFAHYRW, from the coding sequence ATGCCAAGAACTAGATTTTTAGATCAGCGCGATCCGCTCCCTGACGTACGATACCGGGATAAGCTCGTCGGGAAATTCTTGAATATCCTGATGTCTGGCGGCAAGAAGAGCACGGCTGAGCGTATCTGCTACGGTGCTTTCGATGTCATTCAGGAGAAGACTGGTAGTGATCCGCTCAAGGTGTTTCGGACGGCGATCGATAATGTCAAGCCGGTTGTCGAAGTGAAGTCCCGTCGGGTGGGCGGTGCTTCGTATCAGGTGCCTGTCGAAATTCGTCCGGCACGCCGGATGTCGCTGGCTCTCAGGTGGTTGGCGGAGTACTCGCGGACTCGCGGCGGCAAGAGCATGCGGGAGAAGCTTGCGGCTGAGCTGCTCGATGCGTCGAATAACACGGGTGCGGCAGTGAAGAAGCGGGAAGATGTGCATCGGATGGCGGAGGCCAATAAGGCGTTCGCGCATTATCGCTGGTAG